The Sphingomonas sp. NBWT7 nucleotide sequence AGCGCACCTTCCTGCCCAACCTGCAGAACGTGACGCTGATGTCCGATTCGCTCGAGAAGAGCGTTCGTCTGCGCGTGTCGACGCACGGCCTGCGCTCGGTCGAGCATAACGGCGGTCTCGACAACTGGCTGGTCAAGACGGGCGACGACAAGCTGTCGCTGCGCGCACGCCGCCTGAAGCGCGACGTCGTCAAGAAGCTGGCGGCCGCTACCGCCGCCTGATTGGCGCGCGATTGCGACGCGGGAACGGCCTGCTGCCCCATCGGGCAGCGGGCCTTTCGCTGTTGTGGGGCAGCGATCGTCGCCGGCTCAACCGCCTAGCGCAAACTTCAGCAGATAGGTCGGGCGCCACGGCATCGCGTCATTGTCGGTCACGATCCACACCATCGTCCGCCCGCGCTCGCGCGTGATCGCCAGTCCCTCGCAATTCTCGGCCACGAGCGGCGCGCGCAGGGTCGCGATTACCAGCCCGGCCACCTGCGCACCCGCGCGAATCGACTCGCGCGGCACGCGGACGAGCTTGGCGGAGAATTCGAACGGAAAGCGGAAGCGCCGCGTCAGGATCAGCAGGTCACCGTTGGGCAGCGTTGCCGCATCGCTCGGGTCGTAGCGCTCGGGCGGCACGAACAGGAAGCGCGCGATTCGCGTGTCCGCTCGCGTCGGATCGCCCGAGAACAGCACCGCGTGGCGCGTTCGACGGTTCGGCTTGCGCTCGGCGAGCGCGACGAAGCGGCCGTCCACCAGCCGCGCGAGCGATTCGACGCCCTGGTTGGTCGCCCAGTCGCGCATC carries:
- the rpmB gene encoding 50S ribosomal protein L28; protein product: MSRICELTGKGRQVGHNVSHANNKTKRTFLPNLQNVTLMSDSLEKSVRLRVSTHGLRSVEHNGGLDNWLVKTGDDKLSLRARRLKRDVVKKLAAATAA